A stretch of DNA from Microlunatus sp. Gsoil 973:
TTGGCCACGATGTCGACGGGCTCACAGCGCCCGCGTCGGGTGATCACTGCCGACACCGACTGCCCCAGGGGCGGCCGCGCCCCGACGACAGGTGCCGCGGACAGCGGCTCGTCCGACTCGCTCCGGTCCGCGTCACGGGCGGCTGGGTCGTTGGTGAGTGGCCGGATCCGGGCCCACAGCAGCGCTCCGTCGTCGTGACCGGCGAACGGTTGCCAATCGCCGTGCCCACGGTCCCCGAGCGCCAGTCCGTGCCAGCGGCAGACCACGTCGCCCTTCACCACCGGGCAGCCGTCCAGCAACGCGCCGAGATGCGGGCAACTTCCCGGACCGGCGCGGAGCGTGCCGTCATCGGCCCGCCAGAGCACCACCTCGCGTCCGGCGATCTGCCGGACCATACTGGTGGAACGGCCCAGCTCCCGGCTCTTGCCGACCACGTACCAACCACCGGCAGACTGCTGCTGGGACAGCCGGAGCGACTCGCTGATCCGGGCCGGTCGGGCGTCCCGCCAGGTCGGGCGGAGATTCTCGTAACCGGGCTGCGGCCGAAGCCTGATCGGGACGCGGGAGCTGATCGATCTGCGGGACGCTTCGGGCGGTTGCAGCCGTTCGGACGGACGGATGGTCATGCGGCCTCCTTGGGTCTGACCGTGCGAGTTCGTGCCGGCGTGGGCGGCCCGGCGACCAGGACTCGGGCAGCGGTGACCGCCTTGATCGCGGTCGGCACTCTGGCCCGCCCGGAGAAGACGTCGTAGTCGCGGTCTTCGATCCGGTCGAGGATCCGGGCGTACAGCATCAGCGCGGTGCCGACACAGCGTGCCGACGCCGGCGGCAGCATCGCGATCCCCGGCCAGGCTTCTGCATACAGTTCCCGGTTGCGGCCAATCTCATACGCCATCAGCGCGCGCCAGGCCGGTGTCACCCGGCGTTGGCCGGGGTCGACGCCGAACCGGTGCAGGTCCTCCTGGGGCAAATAGACCCGGCCGCGATCAAGATCCTCATCGACGTCCCGAAGAAAGTTCGTCAGTTGGAAGGCTCTGCCCAGTGCCCGGGCAGGGCCGCGGGCCTCGGGGGAGGTCGGTTCGAGGATCGGCAACATCATCTCCCCGATGACCGCCGCCGACCCTTCCATGTAGTCGCACAGATCGTCCCAGGTCGGATAGCTGTCGTTGGTCAGGTCCATCGCCATCGCGCCGAAGAACCGGTCGAAACAGTCGAGATCGATACCGCGTCTCCGGACGGTGTCGGCTACAGCAGCCAGGACCGGGTCGGCGGTCGTACCGTGCACCGCCGCCAGGAACCGCGTACGAAAGCCTTCCAGCTCCGCCGCCCGCGCGCCCGGCGCGAGGTCGGCGACGTCGACGATGTCGTCGGCCAACCGGCACAACCCGTACACGGCATGAACGTCGCGGCGCTGGTCGCGGGGCAGGATCGCCGCCCCCCAGTAGTAGGTGGTGCCGTGCCGGCGGGTCAGCCGGGCGCATTCCCGGTAGCCGGCCCGGAGCAACTCGGTCATCCGACCACCGCCCTCGGATCTGTCCATCCGGCCCGGTTGTCGTCGCGGTTGCGGTTCACGTAGCCATCGACCCGCTCCGCCGCCAGCCGGCCGGAGATGATCACCATCGGTACGCCGACACCGGGCACGGTCCCCGATCCGGCGAAGAACAGGCCGGGGATGCGGCGTTCATGGTTCGGCGGTCGGAACGGGCCGGTCTGGCCGAAGCTGTGAGCCAGCGCGAACGGCGTGCCGCTGGTCCAGCCCTGGTCCGCCCAGTCCTGCGGCGTGACCATCTTCTCGGTGATCACCTCGACGGGATACCCGGATTCCTCGAGGAACCGGCCGAGCCGCTCACGGAACCGCATGCGCTGTTGCCGCCAGTCGATCCCGGCAGCCGCGTTGGGGACCGGTTCCAGCACGTACAGGGTGCTGCAGCAGTCCGGCGCGGTGCGCGGGTCGTCCAGACTGGGCACGGTGACCAGCCGCGACGGGTCCGGCATCAACCGGCCCTGGTTCAAGGCGGTGAACGACTCCTCCCAGGATTTCCCGAAGTGGATGTTGTGATGCCGCACATCGTCGCCGGGAACGCCGCGGACGCCCAGATGCCAGACCACTGCCGACGGCGAATACCGGCCGGTACGCAGCCGGCGCGGCGGCCGGAGGTGCCCGAGCAGGGTGCGGTAGATCGTCGCCGGGTCGCCGGTGCAGACCACCGCGTCGGCCATCACCGAGTCGTCGGCGGTGCGCACCCCGGCGACCCGCCCGAGTGAATCGGTGATCAGGCCGCGGACCCGCTGATCGGTCGCCACCACGCCGCCGGCGTCGGTGAACGCTGCGGCCAGCGCCTCCGGAACGGCGTGCATGCCGCCGTCGGGGAACCAGACGCCGGCGATCGAGTCCATGTAGCTGATCACGGCGTAGATGGCCAGCGCCTCCGCCGGTGCCAGACCGACGTACAACGCCTGGAAGCTCAGCAACCGCTGCAGCCTGGGATCTTTGATCCGGCGGCTGATCGCCGGGCCGAGCCGACCGAAACCGCCGGTGGCGACCAGTCGGGCCAAGGCCACCGGTGAACGGAAGAGGTCCAGCGGTGTCCGGTAGTTGACATCGATGAAGTTGCCGAACTCCAGTTCGTACAGCCGCGTGACCCAGCGGGCGAAGTGTTCGTACCGGGCCGCCTCATCCGGACCGCAGGACCGTGCGATCTCGGCGCGCATGGCGGCCGGATCGGTGTGTACGTCGATCGTGCTGCCGTCGGCGAATCGGCCCCGATAGGCGGGTTCGAGGCGGCGCAGGGTGAGCCGGTCGACCAGCGTGCTGCCGATGCAGCGCAGTGTGTCGTCGATCAGTTCGGGCATGGTGAGCACCGTCGGTCCGGTGTCGAACGCGAACCCGTCCTGTTCGAGCCGACCTGCGGCGCCGCCGACCTGCTGTCCCTGCTCCAGCAGGGTCACATCATGGCCGCGACCGAGCAGTCGACAGGCAGTCGACAACCCCGCCAGTCCGGCGCCGACAACCACGATCTTGCTCATCGGTCCCGCCACGCGACCTGGCCGGCGAGCCTGACCAACCGGTGTGCTGCGGCCGCCGTCGCGCCGGTACCGGTGATCAGCGGATCGAGCGCTGTGACGGCCCGGTCGATGTGTCGGGTGATCATCGCCTCCACCTCGTGCCGTACCCCGCACGCCGCGATCTCGTCCTGCAGAGCGGAGACCTCACCCGCTGTGAGACCGTTGACTCCGGCCCGGTCCAGCAGTCGTCGGCCCGCCGGCGAGAGCCGACGACTTGCCAGTGCGATGATCATGGTCGGTTTGCTGGCGATCAGGTCGTCCCCGGCCGGTTTGCCGGTGATCTTCGGGTCACCCCAGACGCCGAGGATGTCGTCCCGGAGTGCGAACGCCGACCCGACGTGATGACCGTATTCCTCCAGGACGGCGAGCGTCGAATGATCGGTGCCGGCGGCCACCGCGCCGAGTTCGAGCGGCCGCTTGATCGTGTAGCCGCCGGACTTCAACTGGGCCACCCGCATGGCTCGCCGGGGATCTCGTTCTGCCACCGCCGCACCAACCAGGTCAGCCACCTGCCCTTTGATCAACTCCATGATCATCCGCTGCCAGCGACGGCGGATCTCGGCCGGACAGTCGCAGATCAGATGGTCGGCCTGGGCATGTGCCAGGTCGCCGACGAGGACAGCGAGACTCTCCCCGAAACGTGCCGCCGACCCAGCGACGGCGTGATCGCGATGACGCTCGGCCAGCACCACGTGGACCGTCGGCCGACCGCGCCGGGAATCCGATGCGTCCATCACGTCGTCCTGCACCAGGGCGAACCCGTGCAGCAGTTCGAGGGCCGCCGACACCTTGATCAAATCGTGTTCCTCGGCAGTGCCGGGTCGCCCACCGGCGGCCTGGAAACCGAGCAGGCCGACGATCGGCCGCAACCGCTTGCCGCCCGAGAACAGCACGTCGGCGAGCAGCCCGGGCAGATCCGCCAGAGTCGTGTGGGTGGGTCCGCCCTCGATCGGATCGCCGTTGATCGGATCGTCGTTGATCGGATCGCCATTGACCGGATCGTCGTTGATCGGATCGTCAAAGCCCTGCCAGCTGCTGGCAGTCTCATCGAGGACGGAGCGCAGCAGTGAGTCGACCCGAGCCAGATGATCATGGAATGCCGGTTCTCGGGAGGGATCGGTCACCGGGCCGGGCGGAGCGGCGGTGCCGGTTGCCGTTCGTCGGCGGCCGTCGATCAGCATCGGTCCGCCTCGCGTGGTTGATCACCTGGTTGATCACCTGGTTGATCACCTGTCGGGTCGGAACCGAAGCGCGTGGGCCCGAGCAACGCGATCTGGTCCACCGCCCACGGGCTGAAGGCGTAGGGCGCGCAGCGGACTGCTTCGCTGACCGCCTCCGGCGACGTCCACACCTGGTCCATGACCTCGGTCGGGTCGGGGCGGAGCGCGTCGGGATCGTCCAGCCTGGCGCAGTAGACCGGACAGGACTCGTTCTCCATGATTCCGGACGGATCGACGGCCTGATAGCTGAAGTCCTCCAGCAGGCAGCGCAGCTGGGTCACCCGGACGCCGAGTTCCTCACCGATGCGCCGCCGGACAGCCGCCTCGACCGATTCGCCGGGGCGGGGGTGACCGCAGCAGGAGTTGGTCCAGACGCCGGGCCAGGAACGTTTACCCAGGGCCCGGCGGGTGAGCAGCAGGGATCCGTCAGCGCCGAAGATCCAGCAGGAGAACGCCAGGTGTCGCGGGGTGTCGCGGCCGTGGACGGCATCCCGATCACCCCGTCCGATCGGCCGACCGTCCTGGTCGAGGAGGACAACCTCCTCGGCTGCAGTCATCGCCCACCTCCTCGGGATATGAGGAACTGTTGCCGGCCTGCCGCGAGGTCGACGACCGGCTCGGTATACTTGACGGTCCTCCGCCGGTCGGCCGGCAGCCGCCAGGGTTCTCGGGCGTCGCGCGCGTCCGCGATCCCGGACAGCTCTGGCAGCCAGCGGCGTACGTAGTTCGCGTCCTTGTCGAAGCGTTCACCCTGGCGCAGCGGATTCAGGACGCGGTTCGGTCGGGTGTCGGTTCCGGTGCCCGCCACCCACTGCCAGTTCAGGTTGTTGTTGGCCAGATCACCGTCGACCAGGTTTCCCAGGAAATGCCGGGCCCCGTGCCGCCAATCCAGGTACAGCGTCTTGGTCAGGAAGCTCCCGGTCACCAGTCGGGCGCGGTTGTGCATCCACCCGGTCCGGCTGAGCTGCCGCATGCCGGCATCGACCAGCGGGTAACCGGTCTGGCCGGCCCGCCAGGCGTCCAGCAGCGATCCCGGATCGTTCCAGCGATCGTCGTGGTTCCGGTAGTCGTTCCAGGCCGCGCCCGGTCGGGCGGCGAGCACCTGGTGGTGGAAGTCGCGCCAGGCCAACTGCCGGATGAACGCCTCGGAACCCGCGGTCGGCCGTTCGGCGGCTCTGGTGACCAGTTCGACCGGTGACAGATTGCCCAGATGCAGGTACGGGGACAGTTTCGACGTCTTGTCCGCGGCCAGATCGTCATGGACGTCGTGGTACGTCGCGAGTCCGTCCGCGAACCAGGCATTGGCCCGTTCGCGGGCGGCCGATTCGCCGCCGGGCCAGGCGTGCGCCGGCCGGCCCCGTGGCACGCTAGCTGCCCCGAGCCCGTCGGGGAGCTCGATCCGTTCCGGTACGTCGATCAGCGGACGTCGGAGCTGCTCCTGCCACCGTCGGAAGTAGGGGCCGAAGACACTGAAGTGATCCGAACCGGTGGGGGTGATATCTCCGACCGGATGCACGGTGATCGCCGCCTCATGGACCACCAGCCGACGGCGCTGTGCCGCCAACGCCCGTTCCAGCCGGCGCTCCCGCGACCGGGCATGGCCTGACACGTCCGCGGCGATGTGCACCGACTCGACATCGAACCGTTCGGCCAGCCGGCCGATCTCGGTGACCGGATCGCCGCGCCGGACCACCAATCCTGCGCCGAGTTCCCGCAACGACCGGTCGAGATCGGCCAGGCCGGCGTCGAGGAACTGCTGTCGATGTTCGTTGCCGAAGACAGCCTCGATCGTCGGATCCTGGACGAAGACCGGAATGGTCCGGTCGGCGTTCGCGGCCGCGGCGAGCACCGGATTGTCGTTGACCCGCAGGTCACGGGTGAAGACGGCGATGCGGATGCGACGCTCAGACATCGGCTGCTGCGACTCCTGTCGGGGATCGAGCTCAAGCTAGATAATCTAGTGAGTACCCCGGACTGGGCGTCCCAGTCGACCGGTACCCAAGATCACCTTGGAAAGTTGTTCAGACCTTGTCTGCAACGGTCCGCGGTCCGATCGGATCCGCCGCCGCACGCGATGCAGTCGGCTACAGCTGGGCGAGGACGCCGGCGATGATCCGGTCCAGCGGGTCACCGAGTCGGCCCGCGGATCGGGCGATCTCTGCCGCTCGTCGGGCATAGCGCCGGTCCCGGCGAATGGCCCGGACCGCGGCTCCGATCCGCCGGTGTCGAGGACGACCGGTGCGCAGATCGATGCCGATGCCGCTCCATCGCACGCGTGCGCCGACCTCGGCCTTGTCCTGAGTGTCGCCGGCGACGATCAGCGGAATGCCGTGCCGCGCCGCCAACTGGACCCCGCCGTAGCCACCGTTGGTGATCATCAGATCGCTTCGGGGCAGGAGCCAGTCGTAGCAGACGAAGTCGACCATGCGGATCCGAGGATCGGTGCGGAACCGGGCCCGCACGTCGGCGTGCCCGCCCCCCGTGCTGGCGATGACGGTCGCACCGCTGTCGGCCAACGCACGGATCGACGGCAGGAGGAGGCGGCTGAGGTCGTGGTTGTCCAGTGTGCCTTGGGTGATGTGGACGACTCGGCGGCCGGCCTCGATCTCCGGATGATCCAGGCCACCGCAGCTGCAGTGGACCGGCAGCGGACCGACGAAGTCGACGAACGAAGGCAGTTCCCGCCGGGGATACTCCAGCTCCGGCAGGCCAAGCTGGAAGACGCGGTCGAAGCGGCTGATGGCGTCGAACAGATCGAGCTCACCCGGACCGATGTCCCATTCGGCCGCCACGGCGTCCAGAGCCCGCCGGACCGGCCGTAGCGGTCCCTTGCGAAGAAGCCAGTCGGTCTGGCGGTTCCGCCGTTCGCCGGCCGGCCCCGGCCAGGGCGGCAGGGCCGCGCCGAACGGGGCACAGTCGGCGCTGCGCAACATGATCGGTGTTGTGGAGATCCCGATCACCGGTGGCCGAAGACGTCGCGGTGTCGTCAGCAGCAACGGCTGGACGCCGAGATAGGAGACGTCGGCGACGATGGCATCGAATGGTCGCCCGATGGGGCCGGGATGCACCAGCCGGGACAGCGTTCCGGCCTGTCTTCGCACCGGGTCGACGAAGGTCTCCAGGATCTCGTTCCGGCCGCGGACCCAGCTCGGCCGGAATCCGTCCAGCCGTCGCCGAAAGTCGGGGCGGCCCGGTTCGCGGTGCGCCGGCACCGGGGGCGGGGGGACCGTGATGTCCGGCGTCGGGGTTTCCTCGACCGTGGTTCCGACCACCAGGATCACGTCGTGCCCGTTGCCGCGGAGTGCTGCGGCGATCTGGGCCAACGGACGGACGTGCCCGTACACCTGTGTTGCTACGACCAGAAGACGCGCCACCCCGTACCTCCCTGCGCCGGGTCGTGGGACGGTTGGACGTCCTCAGCCCTGAATGTGCACCTGGCCCGGGAAGTCGTACCCCAAGGATCCGCAGTTGCACGTCGAGCCGTACCAGCGTCCGGTGAGGTGCCCCTGATCGCTGGACTCCCTGATTCCAACCGGCCCGGGCGCCGAGTGCCATCGCCGTGTCCGCGAGGCAAGCGCGGACGGGACGTAGTAGGAATGACTCCGTGGGTGTTGCCGGGTGAGCCGAACAGGTCGGGCAGTGGTGATCACTGCCCCGGGCGTCGGGGCACTGTCGACGGTGAGCCTCGGCGATCCGGGGCCCGGTGAGGTTACCGTTCGAGCCGAGTATTCGGGCGTCAGCACCGGAACGGATCGCTGGACCGCCCAGGGCCGGTTCGACTGGGGATCCTCCCACTACCCCTTGGTACCCGGATATCAGAAGGTCGGGTACGTCGTCGCGGCCGGCGAGGGCGCCGAGGACTGGACGGGCCGAGCAGTCTTCGCCGCGTCGGCGCGGGACTTCGAGGACACCGCGTCGCAGAGTGGCGGTCATGCCGAGTTCAGCAACCACCCGCTGGAACATGTGTACGCCTTGGCCGGTGCGCCGGAACCCGGGCTGTCGCTCGGCATCTCCGTCCAGGTCGGCTACAACGCCGCGCATCGGATCCAGCCCGCCCGGGTACGACGGGTCGCCGTCATCGGCGACGGCATCATCGGTCTTTCCGCCGCGCTGTCGGCACTCCAGCTCGGATACCGGGTCGCCGTCATCGGGCGACACCAGGACCGGCTGGCGACCGCCACCGAAGCCGGTGCGGCCGCGATCGACAGCGGCGCATCGACCGTCGAGGCGGTCACCGAGTTCCGACCTGAGGCGATCATCGACACCATCCAAAGCCCGGACTCCTTCGACATCGTGATCAAGACGCTGCCCACGGACTACGGCCAGGTCGTCTACTCCGGGTTCTCCCCGGGGATGCCTGACGCGTGGGCGAGCATGACCCGACTGCAACAGCGTTCGATCACCGCGCACTTCCAGTCCGGCTGGACCAGGGAACGGCTTGCCACGGTGATCACGTGCATCGAGGCCGACGAGTTCGGCTTCAGCAACGTTCCCCTGGCCGAGTTCGATGTCGATCATGCTGAACAGCTGTTCGGCAGAATGATCGCCGGCAAGAGGGTCCCTTTCGCATCCGTCATCCGCTGGAGGAACTGATGAAGATCATGATCACCGGAGCGGCAGGTTGGCTCGGTCGCCGAGTGACGGCTCGGCTCGAGCATGATCACGACCTGCTGCTCACCGACTCCGCCGATCCGGCCGAGGCAACGATCTTCGACGGGGCGGCGCCGGGTGGCCGACGGCGGGTGCCGTTGCGGACCGACTGGCCCTATCTCCGTGCGGACCTCGCCGACACGACACAGTTGGAACGCTTTGCTCACGGAGCTGATGCGATCATCCATCTGGCCGCGATCCCGGTCGGCGACTGGAACAACCTGATGCCCACTATGCAGACCAACGTGATGGGTACGACAGGGATCCTCGAGCTCGTCCGAAGGCTGGACGTACGCCGATTCGTGAACGCCTCGAGCATCAACGCGTTCGGCACGTTCTTCTGGCGGGTGTCCGGTCTGGATCCGGTACGGCGTGAGCTGCCCCTCACCGAGGATGAGAAGCCGGTGCCGGAGGACCCGTATTCGCTGACCAAGTTCCTCAGCGAGCAGATCGGGCACGCCTACCACCGCGCCTTCGGCACTGAGGTGGTCAATCTCCGGTTCGCCGGGGTGATCCCGAACGAGCGCTACCAGAAGATGATCACCGACGGCCTTCCCCCGACGGAGTCGTTTCCGGTCGATCTTGGTCAATGGGTGCACGAGGAGGACGTGGCCGCCGGCATCGTCCTCGCGGTGACCAGACCGACCGTCACGTCGGCTCCGATCGTGCTGGGCGCCGCGGACACCCGGCTGCCCGAGCCGACGATGGAGATCATCCGCCGCTTCCGACCGGACCTGGAGCCGTACCTCACCGAGCCCCTGCCCAGCAGGGCCCCGATGTTGTCGATCACGCGGGCCCGCACGCGTCTGGAATACCAACCGCAGTTCAGCTTCGACGGGACAGCCGCGGTCCCGTCGGCCTAAGACCACCACGCCGGCGTCGGTGCCGGGATGTCCGCCGCGATGGTCGACCGACATTCGAGTCGCAAACCGGACTGCCGCCCGGTGGTGACCGCTAAGCTGACGCCATTCGGTCGCGCCGGTGTGCCCGCTCCCAGCCGGGCACCAGCGGGCCGGTCGGGGGATGAGGCGATGAGCAAGCCGATCATCATGACCGTCGATGACGACGCGATGGTGTCTGCCGCGATTTCACGTGATCTGCGGAGCCGGTACGGCGCCGACTACCGGATCGTGCGTGCCACCTCCGGGGACCAGGCGTTGTCGGCGCTGACCAGGCTCGCGTTGCGGAACCAGCAGGTGGCGTTGATCGCCTCGGATCAACGGATGCCGGCGATGACCGGCATCGAGCTGCTGGAACGGGCACGCAGCCAGGCGGCGACGGCGAAGCTGCTGCTGCTCACCGCGTACGCCGACACCGATGTCGCGATCAAGGCGATCAACGACATCGGCCTGGACTACTACCTGCTGAAGCCGTGGGATCCGCCGGAAGATCGGCTGTATCCGGTGATCGACGATCTGCTCGACGATTGGCGTGAGTCCAATCCCGACCACACCGCGGACGTCCGGGTGGTCGGTCACCGATGGTCTGAGCGCAGCCACGAGATCAAGACCTTCCTGGCCCGCAATCACGTGCCGTACCACTGGTACGACGTCGAACTGGACGCCGACGGCCAGCGGCTTCGCGAGCTTGCGGAGGCATCGGTGGCCGACCTGCCGCTGGTGCTGATCCCCGACAGCGAAACGCTCCGGTCGCCGTCGACCCTCGAACTTGCCGGCGCCCTGGGCTTGCGAACCACAGCCCAGCAGCCGCTGTACGACCTCTGCATCGTCGGCGCCGGACCGGCCGGGCTGGCTGCCGCCGTCTACGCCGCATCCGAGGGCCTGAGCACCGTGGTCGTCGAACGGGAGGGCCCGGGCGGTCAGGCAGGTCAGAGTGCGGCCATCGAGAACTACCTCGGTTTCCCGAGAGGTCTGACCGGCTCGGATCTGACCCACCGGGCAGTTGCCCAGGCCAGCCGGTTCGGCGCCGAGATGGTGCTGGCGCGGACCGTCGCCGGTTTCGAGACCCGTGGGCCCGTTCGGGCCGTGAAGTTCGACGGATCGGCGGAGATCGAGGCCCGCGCAGTGCTGGTGGCGACCGGCGTCTCCTACCGGCGGTTGCCGGTGCCCGGGCTGGACGAGCTCACCGGACGTGGGGTCTACTACGGCGCGACCGCCAGCGATGCGAGCCAATGCCAGGGTGACGACGTCTACGTCGTCGGTGCCGCGAATTCCGCAGGGCAGGCAGTGCTCAATCTGGCCCGGTTCGCCAAGCGGGTTGTCATGGTGGTCCGCGGCCCGAACCTGGAAACAAGCATGTCCCAGTATCTGCTCGAGCGGATCACTGCCGCCGACAACGTCGAGGTGCGCTGCACCAGCCAGGTCGTTGGGTGTCGCGGCGACGGTCACCTGGAAGCCCTCACCCTGCTCGACTCGGAATCCGGTGAGACCGAGGAGCTCGAGGCGAGTTGGCTGTTCGTGTTCATCGGTGCCTCGCCGCATGCCGAGTGGCTGGGTCCGGATGTGCTCCGGGACGAGAAGGGTTTCATCGTGACCGGCCCCGACCTGATGGCAGCTTCCGACGGTAACGGGTGGAAGCTGGCCAGGCCGCCGTATCCGCTGGAGACCAGCGTGCCGGGCGTTTTCGCTGCCGGTGACGTCCGCCTCGATTCGATGAAGCGGGTCGCCTCGGCGGTCGGGGAGGGCGCCATGGCCGTCTATCTGGTTCACCGCTACCTGGCGACGATCTGATGCGTACCGACGATCTGCGACCCGTCTCCCTCTTCGACGGACTTACCGATGCCCAGCTGACCGAACTGGTGCAGGCCGGCGAAGAGTTGCCCATTCCGCTGGGCAAGGACCTCTTCCACGAGGGTGAATCGGCAGACTCCTGGTGGGTGCTGGTGAGCGGAGCGATCGAGTTGCACCGGCTGATCGGCCGCGAGGACACGGTGGTCGGCCGAATGGACGTGCCGGGCCGCTGGGCGGGCGGCTTCCGGGCCTGGGACCCGCAGGGTCGCTATCTGGCCAGCGGTCGCGGCGTGTCCGAGGGCACGGTGTTCAGAGTCTCGTCGCCGGCCCTGCGCGAGCTGTCGATGAAGTGGTTCCCGTTCACCGGGCATCTGCTGGACGGTGTGTACGGCACCGCGCGGCACGTCGAGGTCATCGCACGGCAACGCGAGTCGCTGGTGACGTTGGGCACCCTGGCCGCCGGCCTGGCGCACGAACTGAACAATCCGGCAGCAGCCGCAAACCGGGCGGTCGACGCCCTCGAAGGCGCTTGCCAGACGCTCCTCTCCTCCCTCGGTCGACTCGCCGACGGGCAGATCACCGCAACCCAGTTCAGTGCACTGGACAGCCTTCGTCGCGAGGTCGCGCCGTCGCCCGTCCTGTCCGACCCGTTGGCGGTGGCCGACCAGGAGGACGAGTTGTCCTCGTGGATGGACCGCCACGACATCGAACGGGACTGGTTGATCGTTCCGCCGCTGGCTGCGGCCGGCGTGAGCGCCGCCTGGTGTGACCGCGCCGCCGCCGTGCTGCCGGCAGAGGCGCTGCAGGCCGGGTTGGAATGGGTGGCCAGCACGTTCTCCGCCGAGACGCTGTTGTCGGAGGTCAAGGAGTCGACCGGCCGGGTCATGGAGCTGGTCTCGGCTGTCCGGTCGTACTCCCAGATGGACCGCGGTTCGCTGCAACACGTCGACGTGACCGAAGGGTTGGACACCACCCTGGTGATGCTGGGTCACAAACTGCGGGACGGTGTGAACGTGGTCCGGCGCTACGGCCCCGACGTGCCCAAGATCGACGCCTACGCCGGCGAACTGAACCAGGTGTGGACCAACCTGATCGACAACGCGGTCGACGCGATGGACGGTCACGGCACGCTGCTGATCACCACGACCGCCGACGAGGGCCACGTCGTCGTCGAGATCACCGACACCGGCGCCGGGATGTCACCGGAGGTGGCTGCCCGTGCCTTCGATGCGTTCTACACGACGAAGGAGGTCGGCACGGGCACCGGTCTCGGGCTGGACATCGCCCGCCGCATCGTCGTCGAGCGGCATGACGGCACGATCACCATCGATTCCCGGCCCGGCAACACCATCCTCCGGGTCCGGCTGCCCCATCGACCTCCGGAACGCTGAGCACGACGGCAATCGTCGGGGCCCATCCGCCAGCTGACCCGCTGCTCCGCCATGATCTTGGTGGGTCGAAACCCTGCGCACATATCGCGTGGAGGCTTCTTCGTGTCTCCACCTTGATCAACAACTCCTCCGGAACGGCGTTGCGACGGTCCGGACATGAGATGGCCGACCTTCGGCCGGCAGAGTTCCGGCAGTGGTGATGATCGTGATCATGATCAAGCCGGCTGATGCGCAGCCGTTGGCCTCGATGCCCTCAC
This window harbors:
- a CDS encoding glycosyltransferase; amino-acid sequence: MARLLVVATQVYGHVRPLAQIAAALRGNGHDVILVVGTTVEETPTPDITVPPPPVPAHREPGRPDFRRRLDGFRPSWVRGRNEILETFVDPVRRQAGTLSRLVHPGPIGRPFDAIVADVSYLGVQPLLLTTPRRLRPPVIGISTTPIMLRSADCAPFGAALPPWPGPAGERRNRQTDWLLRKGPLRPVRRALDAVAAEWDIGPGELDLFDAISRFDRVFQLGLPELEYPRRELPSFVDFVGPLPVHCSCGGLDHPEIEAGRRVVHITQGTLDNHDLSRLLLPSIRALADSGATVIASTGGGHADVRARFRTDPRIRMVDFVCYDWLLPRSDLMITNGGYGGVQLAARHGIPLIVAGDTQDKAEVGARVRWSGIGIDLRTGRPRHRRIGAAVRAIRRDRRYARRAAEIARSAGRLGDPLDRIIAGVLAQL
- a CDS encoding ATP-binding protein gives rise to the protein MRTDDLRPVSLFDGLTDAQLTELVQAGEELPIPLGKDLFHEGESADSWWVLVSGAIELHRLIGREDTVVGRMDVPGRWAGGFRAWDPQGRYLASGRGVSEGTVFRVSSPALRELSMKWFPFTGHLLDGVYGTARHVEVIARQRESLVTLGTLAAGLAHELNNPAAAANRAVDALEGACQTLLSSLGRLADGQITATQFSALDSLRREVAPSPVLSDPLAVADQEDELSSWMDRHDIERDWLIVPPLAAAGVSAAWCDRAAAVLPAEALQAGLEWVASTFSAETLLSEVKESTGRVMELVSAVRSYSQMDRGSLQHVDVTEGLDTTLVMLGHKLRDGVNVVRRYGPDVPKIDAYAGELNQVWTNLIDNAVDAMDGHGTLLITTTADEGHVVVEITDTGAGMSPEVAARAFDAFYTTKEVGTGTGLGLDIARRIVVERHDGTITIDSRPGNTILRVRLPHRPPER
- a CDS encoding NAD(P)-dependent oxidoreductase; amino-acid sequence: MKIMITGAAGWLGRRVTARLEHDHDLLLTDSADPAEATIFDGAAPGGRRRVPLRTDWPYLRADLADTTQLERFAHGADAIIHLAAIPVGDWNNLMPTMQTNVMGTTGILELVRRLDVRRFVNASSINAFGTFFWRVSGLDPVRRELPLTEDEKPVPEDPYSLTKFLSEQIGHAYHRAFGTEVVNLRFAGVIPNERYQKMITDGLPPTESFPVDLGQWVHEEDVAAGIVLAVTRPTVTSAPIVLGAADTRLPEPTMEIIRRFRPDLEPYLTEPLPSRAPMLSITRARTRLEYQPQFSFDGTAAVPSA
- a CDS encoding FAD-dependent oxidoreductase, producing the protein MSRTGRAVVITAPGVGALSTVSLGDPGPGEVTVRAEYSGVSTGTDRWTAQGRFDWGSSHYPLVPGYQKVGYVVAAGEGAEDWTGRAVFAASARDFEDTASQSGGHAEFSNHPLEHVYALAGAPEPGLSLGISVQVGYNAAHRIQPARVRRVAVIGDGIIGLSAALSALQLGYRVAVIGRHQDRLATATEAGAAAIDSGASTVEAVTEFRPEAIIDTIQSPDSFDIVIKTLPTDYGQVVYSGFSPGMPDAWASMTRLQQRSITAHFQSGWTRERLATVITCIEADEFGFSNVPLAEFDVDHAEQLFGRMIAGKRVPFASVIRWRN
- a CDS encoding FAD-dependent oxidoreductase, whose product is MSKPIIMTVDDDAMVSAAISRDLRSRYGADYRIVRATSGDQALSALTRLALRNQQVALIASDQRMPAMTGIELLERARSQAATAKLLLLTAYADTDVAIKAINDIGLDYYLLKPWDPPEDRLYPVIDDLLDDWRESNPDHTADVRVVGHRWSERSHEIKTFLARNHVPYHWYDVELDADGQRLRELAEASVADLPLVLIPDSETLRSPSTLELAGALGLRTTAQQPLYDLCIVGAGPAGLAAAVYAASEGLSTVVVEREGPGGQAGQSAAIENYLGFPRGLTGSDLTHRAVAQASRFGAEMVLARTVAGFETRGPVRAVKFDGSAEIEARAVLVATGVSYRRLPVPGLDELTGRGVYYGATASDASQCQGDDVYVVGAANSAGQAVLNLARFAKRVVMVVRGPNLETSMSQYLLERITAADNVEVRCTSQVVGCRGDGHLEALTLLDSESGETEELEASWLFVFIGASPHAEWLGPDVLRDEKGFIVTGPDLMAASDGNGWKLARPPYPLETSVPGVFAAGDVRLDSMKRVASAVGEGAMAVYLVHRYLATI